A window of the Oryza brachyantha chromosome 5, ObraRS2, whole genome shotgun sequence genome harbors these coding sequences:
- the LOC121054569 gene encoding uncharacterized protein LOC121054569: MKKGEAAGTAGSKLGRWLGAPVRALSRACDSYVRKMSACAGHMPTHTAGAMGGRGGFAPGAMQAATFSSRSRRGGGDDDVGELVRALSQRQAEAAAATATSVPVRSRSVAVGRIDEDAPCEFGADDARLGTMMPPHVRRSRSVAVGAGRSAGGFGAAAMRNGPGVGVGVVRG; the protein is encoded by the coding sequence ATGAAGAAGGGGGAGGCGGCAGGGACAGCGGGGAGCAAGCTGGGGAGGTGGCTGGGCGCGCCGGTGCGGGCGCTGTCGCGGGCGTGCGACTCGTACGTGCGCAAGATGTCGGCGTGCGCGGGGCACATGCCGACGCACACCGCGGGCGCCATGGGGGGCCGGGGCGGGTTCGCGCCGGGGGCGATGCAGGCCGCGACGTTCAGCTCGAggtcgcggcgcggcggcggcgacgacgacgtcggcgagcTCGTCCGCGCGCTGTCCCAGCggcaggcggaggcggcggcggcgacggcgacgtccgtGCCGGTGAGGAGCCGCAGCGTGGCGGTCGGGCGGATCGACGAGGACGCGCCGTGCGAgttcggcgccgacgacgcgcGCCTCGGCACCATGATGCCGCCGCACGTGCGGAGGAGCCGCAGCGTCGcggtcggcgccggccgctccgccggcgggttcggcgccgccgccatgaggAACGGACcaggcgtcggcgtcggcgtcgtgcGTGGCTGA
- the LOC102720710 gene encoding uncharacterized protein LOC102720710, with protein sequence MAAAASAAVASTAPQPLRPRAAAAAAATTRRALSVSSLRGPRLVVSASSTGTTSTTTETGSARGSGAERFYFNFTGFPFPLGPFLNRRTIRTEAVKGRIWLFEQEQALGFSSVSTNTRMTVIKLKSGGLWVHAPIAPTKECIQLLKELDAPVEHIVLPTFAYEHKVFFGPFTRKFPRAQIWVAPRQWSWPINLPLEFFGIFRAKPLQDEDEDTPWAGEIEQKMLSSPEVGIGPYVEVAFYHKPSRTLLVTDAVIFVPRQPPECISKESLLASAKNGLAVKILSKGKEVPDEPVVDNKLNRQKGWERMVLQILFLGPSNLLEPNASFAQMSQKLIVSPIVKTLVFSKVPEKVRDWVDRIAADWPFRRIIPAHFAAPINASRSDFLAAFAFLDEFLPERSPASPGLSLLFASLMGKAASYFPPDDMKTLSSLDEFLVSVGAVKKTVSGRKR encoded by the exons ATGGCCGCTGCAgcgtccgccgccgtggcATCCACCGCCCCGCAGCCGCtccggccgcgcgcggcggcggcggcggcggcgacgacgcgccgGGCGCTCTCCGTGTCCTCGCTCCGCGGGCCACGACTCGTCGTTTCGGCGTCCTCCACTGGcaccaccagcaccaccaccgAGACGGGGAGCGCGCGGGGTAGCGGCGCCGAGCGGTTCTACTTCAACTTCACCGGGTTCCCCTTCCCGCTCGGGCCCTTCCTCAACCGCCGGACCATCCGCACCGAG GCGGTGAAGGGGAGGATATGGCTGTTTGAGCAGGAGCAGGCGCTGGGGTTCAGCAGCGTCTCCACGAACACCCGCATGACCGTCATCAAGCTCAAGTCCGGCGGCCTCTGGGTGCACGCGCCCATCGCGCCGACCAAGGAGTGCATCCAG CTTCTCAAGGAGCTCGACGCGCCGGTGGAGCACATCGTGCTGCCGACCTTCGCCTACGAGCACAAGGTCTTCTTCGGGCCATTCACCAGAAAATTCCCCCGGGCGCAGATATGGGTGGCGCCCAGGCAGTGGAGCTGGCCAATCAACCTGCCGCTCGAGTTCTTTGGGATTTTCCGGGCCAAGCCACTCCAAGACGAGGATGAGGACACCCCATGGGCGGGGGAGATCGAGCAGAAGATGCTCAGCTCGCCGGAAGTTG GGATTGGACCTTATGTTGAGGTGGCCTTCTATCACAAGCCTTCTCGGACATTGCTGGTGACGGATGCTGTAATTTTTGTTCCTAGGCAGCCGCCTGAGTGTATCAGCAAAGAGTCATTGTTGGCATCTGCCAAGAACGGCTTGGCAGTGAAAATTTTGAGCAAAGGAAAAGAGGTACCAGATGAGCCTGTTGTGGACAACAAACTGAACCGTCAGAAAG GATGGGAACGGATGGTACTGCAAATATTATTTCTTGGTCCCTCAAATCTTCTGGAACCAAATGCAAGCTTTGCCCAAATGTCACAGAAATTGATTGTTTCTCCCATTGTCAAAACACTTGTTTTTAGCAAAGTTCCTGAGAAG GTTAGAGACTGGGTCGACAGGATTGCTGCAGACTGGCCATTCAGGAGGATAATCCCGGCTCACTTCGCAGCTCCAATTAACGCAAGCCGATCCGACTTCTTGGCTGCCTTTGCTTTCCTTGATGAGTTCCTTCCCGAGCGCTCTCCGGCATCACCTGGCCTGTCTCTCCTCTTTGCCTCTCTCATGGGCAAGGCAGCCAGCTATTTCCCCCCTGATGACATGAAGACCCTCTCATCCCTGGACGAGTTCTTGGTTTCAGTTGGTGCTGTCAAGAAGACAGTTTCAGGCAGGAAGCGATGA
- the LOC102720991 gene encoding BAG family molecular chaperone regulator 8, chloroplastic: MPRQHHHLHHEPPPPACCCACGGGCGGGGGGFPAPASCYCYYPAPPAPASASDHLLHAIAAHLLLGSASPAPATPPPQPHPQPQTQPPPPAAAHHAYPYPSKYQYQYQQPKPQPQTNPSEHSHVVLHSLLRRVAALESTLPHCFTSPPVPPPLRPNLRHRRVAAHQEEEEDDDDDDEEEDTPPSPPPRQRRARAPPSPARERAARTIQAHFRRFLARRSRTLRHLKELAILRSKAAALRGSLSGRGRVGDPAVISEAAMALLFHLDAIQGGDPMIREGKRAVSRELTRILEFADKVLVKEHGEIAKNGALDCNDYHEGCSGANKKKVSFCSNGKVQELHYEAVAEEEHCSDAEESSETSSSAEADERKRTYSKKSANGKPGLAAPAPVYMESRRIDGERR; encoded by the exons ATGCCTCGTcaacaccaccacctccaccacgaGCCGCCCCCGCCCGCCTGCTGCTGCGCCTGCGGCGggggatgcggcggcggcggcggcggcttccccgcgccggccagctgctactgctactaccccgcgccgcccgcgcccgcctccgcctccgaccacctcctccacgccatcgcggcccacctcctcctcggctcCGCGTCCCCGGCCCCGGctaccccgccgccgcagccacaTCCACAGCCCCAgacccagccgccgcctcccgccgcggCGCACCACGCGTACCCCTACCCCAGCAAGTACCAGTACCAGTACCAGCAACCCAAACCCCAGCCGCAGACCAACCCGTCCGAGCACAGCCACGTCGTGCTCCACTCGCTCCTGCGCCGCGTGGCCGCGCTCGAGTCCACCCTCCCGCACTGTTTCACCTCACCGCCCGTGCCGCCCCCGCTCCGTCCGAACCTTCGTCACCGCCGCGTGGCCGCGCaccaggaggaggaagaggacgacgacgacgatgacgaggaggaggatactccgccctcaccgccgccgcggcaacGGCGTGCGCGGGCTCCGCCTTCACCTGCGAGGgagcgcgcggcgaggacgatcCAGGCACACTTCCGCCGCTTCCTGGCGCGGCGGTCCCGCACGCTGCGCCACCTGAAGGAGCTCGCCATCCTCCGTTCCAAGGCCGCCGCGCTCCGGGGTTCGCTCTCCGGCCGAGGCAGGGTGGGCGACCCCGCCGTCATCTCCGAGGCCGCAATGGCCCTCCTCTTCCATCTCGACGCGATCCAG GGCGGGGACCCGATGATCCGGGAGGGGAAACGCGCAGTGAGCCGGGAACTCACCCGGATCTTGGAGTTTGCTGACAAGGTGCTAGTCAAAGAGCATGGGGAGATTGCAAAAAATGGCGCATTGGACTGTAACGACTACCATGAAGGTTGCAGTGGCGCAAACAAGAAGAAGGTGAGCTTCTGCAGTAATGGCAAAGTCCAAGAGCTGCATTACGAGGCAGTCGCAGAGGAAGAGCATTGCAGTGATGCTGAGGAGAGCTCTGAGACCTCCAGCTCTGCTGAAGCTGATGAGAGGAAGCGCACATACAGCAAGAAGAGCGCTAATGGCAAGCCCGGCCTTGCTGCGCCAGCGCCTGTGTACATGGAGTCAAGGAGGATTGACGGGGAAAGGAGATAA
- the LOC102702848 gene encoding uncharacterized protein LOC102702848 isoform X1, producing MEAAADEEQEGISAQSPAQAPLSSASSLPKEQSQVELELRVLQALEFYPPSKLKGRERREAATTSAPGIHRHFVLYGLMEYLRKSLDRQFSADEVLQLLDRFFNLEMLKPEDDDKDNLTQAEEFSLPESFFNKDD from the exons ATGGAggcggccgccgacgaggagcaGGAGGGGATCTCCGCCCAGTCGCCGGCCCAGGCGCCGCTGTCGTCCGCCTCGTCCCTTCCCAAG GAGCAATCGCAGGTGGAGCTGGAGCTGCGGGTGCTTCAGGCTCTCGAGTTCTACCCTCCCTCCAAACTGAAAG gaagggagagaagggAGGCGGCAACCACGTCAGCACCAG GCATCCATCGTCACTTTGTTCTCTATGGTCTGATGGAATACTTGAGAAAAAG CCTTGATAGACAATTCTCTGCTGATGAAGTTTTGCAGCTACTGGACCGATTCTTCAACCTAGAAATGCTG AAACCAGAGGACGATGACAAGGATAACCTCACTCAGGCAGAAGAGTTTTCCTTACCAGAAAGCTTTTTCAACAAGGACGACTGA
- the LOC102702848 gene encoding uncharacterized protein LOC102702848 isoform X2 — protein sequence MEAAADEEQEGISAQSPAQAPLSSASSLPKEQSQVELELRVLQALEFYPPSKLKGIHRHFVLYGLMEYLRKSLDRQFSADEVLQLLDRFFNLEMLKPEDDDKDNLTQAEEFSLPESFFNKDD from the exons ATGGAggcggccgccgacgaggagcaGGAGGGGATCTCCGCCCAGTCGCCGGCCCAGGCGCCGCTGTCGTCCGCCTCGTCCCTTCCCAAG GAGCAATCGCAGGTGGAGCTGGAGCTGCGGGTGCTTCAGGCTCTCGAGTTCTACCCTCCCTCCAAACTGAAAG GCATCCATCGTCACTTTGTTCTCTATGGTCTGATGGAATACTTGAGAAAAAG CCTTGATAGACAATTCTCTGCTGATGAAGTTTTGCAGCTACTGGACCGATTCTTCAACCTAGAAATGCTG AAACCAGAGGACGATGACAAGGATAACCTCACTCAGGCAGAAGAGTTTTCCTTACCAGAAAGCTTTTTCAACAAGGACGACTGA
- the LOC102703122 gene encoding PLASMODESMATA CALLOSE-BINDING PROTEIN 3-like yields MAIPLLLLLLLAMSTGSDGAFCVCKPDQSPAAMQKAIDYACWRGADCTQIMPTGACSQPSTIVAHCSYATNSYFQKNSPIGATCDFGGVATLTTTDPSSGNCKYPASASAVGTGTGTGTGTGGVGTGGTGVGTGGAGAGTGVGTGTGGAGTGTGVGTGTGTGAGMGTGTGAGTGVTTPGSTTGTQGGAVSPPFGGAYGPSAGAMNPDYNEAAPARSQLAAVTASLLAVAAAPFLLHLI; encoded by the exons ATGGCGAttccactgctgctgctgctcttgctGGCCATGTCCACAGGCTCAG ATGGGGCGTTCTGCGTGTGCAAGCCCGACCAGAGTCCGGCGGCGATGCAGAAGGCGATCGACTACGCGTGCTGGCGCGGCGCCGACTGCACCCAGATCATGCCGACCGGGGCGTGCTCCCAGCCCAGCACCATCGTGGCGCACTGCTCCTACGCCACCAACAGCTACTTCCAGAAGAACAGCCCCATCGGCGCCACCTGCGACTTCGGCGGCGTCGCCACCCTCACCACCACCGACCCCAGCTCCGGCAACTGCAAGTACCCCGCCTCCGCCAG CGCCGTCGGCACTGGAACTGGAACCGGCACTGGCACAGGCGGCGTCGGCACCGGCGGCACTGGAGTAGGCacaggcggcgccggcgctggcaCCGGCGTTGGCACTGGCACTGGTGGTGCGGGCACCGGCACAGGGGTAGGCACTGGAACCGGCACCGGAGCAGGCATGGGCACAGGCACTGGTGCCGGCACCGGGGTCACGACGCCGGGGTCGACGACCGGCACCCAGGGAGGCGCGGTGAGCCCACCGTTTGGCGGCGCGTACGGCCCGTCCGCCGGCGCCATGAACCCCGACTACAACGAGGCCGCCCCGGCGCGCTCCCAGCtggccgccgtcaccgcctccctcctcgccgtcgccgccgcgccgttccTACTCCATCTCATCTAA